The following DNA comes from Riemerella anatipestifer ATCC 11845 = DSM 15868.
ATATCATCGGCATTTTTATCATCAAAAGCGAGACCTCCTGTTTCCGTAGGGTCTATCATATAAAGCACAAAAATTCCCAAAATAAGGTAATAGCCAAATCTTTCCCACATTTCGGTAAAGAATAAAAAAGGAAGTCCTTTAGGATGTTTTGTTTTCATAAAATTATTGTTTTGTTTAATGGGTAACAAATATAGTTATTTTCTATAATAAATTTCAATTATATAGAAATAGCTAAAAAACAAATGCGATGTGGATTTTTTCCGCATCGCATTGTAATGTATAAAACTAAATTATAATCTTAGTTTCCTAAAGGAATGTTGTAAGAGAAACCAGCTCCTATACTTCCTGTATCGAAAGCTTGATTACCAATCTTACCGTTGTCTCCTGTAAATACCTTAGTATATTGGATAAAGAAATTCCAATCTCTATTATGGTAACCAATTTCTGGTCTTAAGTAGAAACCACCATCAGGCATTGCTGTTGTATAGTTAGAAGCTACTTTATCATTACCTACGATAAATCCGTAGCCCAAATCAGCACCACCATAGAAGCCAGTCTTTTGAGGATATACCCTCACTAACGCAGCAACAGGAACTACACCAAAATCGTTATTTTTTATGGCACCATTATCTTTAGCAAAAAAGTGATTGTATCCTGTAGCCAAACCTAGACCGAAACCTGGAGTTACTAGGTGTTGATAAGAGATGTTACCTCCGAGGTTCGCAGAAGTGTTATCTCCTGTAGCCACACCTGCGTTAAGACCTACTTTAATCATGTTCTTCATGCTACTACTTTGAGCACTTGTTACTCCTGCAGCTAAAATACCAGCTAAAAGAAGTGTTTGTTTAATCATTTTCATTGTAAAACTTATTTTTAATCTTACTTGCTGTATGTCAAAACTGTGCCAAACTTTATTGGTGAATGTGGTGCTTAATTGAAGCTTTTATACTGAAATAATATTAATTATATCTTGTAAATAATTTTTTCAATAGTTTGTTGGTTTAATTTAAATAAACGATTGTTTAGAGTTGTAGAATAATTAATTTGTATTTTGCGTAAATTAAACATATTATTGAGATTAATAGATGTGGATGGAGCTTGATTATCTTTTTTATTACTAAAGTCATTAGGTGATTTCAATTAGAAAAGGAGAAACTTTCGTATCTTTGACCTCCATTTTAACCTTATAAAAAATAAAGCGATGATAAATGTAAAAAACTATCTAGACTCTACTTATCTTAAAACCCCTGAACAATCTGGACTTACTCTAGAAGAAACTAAAGCAAAGGTAAGAGAACTAACTGATGAAGCAATTGATAATGGGCTTTTTGCTGTGATGATTCGTCCTAATTTTGTTAAAGAAACTAAAGATTATTTAGCTCAAAAAAATGCAAAAGTAGTATTAGGTACTGTAATTGGGTTTCACGAAGGTACGGCAAGTATAGAATCAAAACTAAATGAAGCTCAAAAAGCAATAGAAGATGGTGCTGATGAACTAGATTTTGTTATCAATTATACTGCTTACAAAAACGGCGAAAATGATTTAGTTAAAGACGAATTTTTGCGTTGTACAGAACTTTGCTTAAACCACAAAAAGATAGCAAAGTGGATTATTGAAATCGCTGCTCTTACAGATGCTCAAATAGAGGATTTGACTAAAAAAATAGCAACTTGGGCTACAGATACTTTTAAGGAAGAAGACCTAGAAAATATTTTTGTAAAATCTTCTACTGGTTTCTATCAAACAGAAGGTGGCACGCCTAATGGTGCTACTTTTGAAGGTATTGAAATAATGCTAGAAAACGCAGGGAAACTTCCTGTGAAAGCAGCAGGCGGTGTAAGAACACCAGAAGACGCCGAAAAAATGATTGCTCTAGGCGTGAAAAGAATAGGTACTTCTTCAGCAATGGCTCTTGTAAAAGGTGAAAACGCTTCGGAAGGATACTAAGAAATAAAAACATATTATTAAAAATAACCTCTGCTTCTTAACAGAGGTTATTTTTTATCCTAAATACAAACCATAAAAAACTCCATATCCTTTTGATATGGAGTTTTATTTTTATTAAAGTATTGCAAATATTAAACTAATAATGCAAACGGATTTTCTAGGTAAGTCTTTAATGTTTGTAAAAACTCTGCACCAGTAGCACCATCTACCACACGGTGGTCACATGCTAAAGACAACTTCATAGTATTGCCCACTACAATTTGTCCGTCTTTAACCACAGGCTTCTCTATAATAGCACCTACCGAAAGTATACAAGAGTTCGGTTGATTGATAATAGAAGTAAATGTTTCTATTCCGAACATTCCAAGGTTGGATATTGAGAATGTAGAACCTTCCATTTCGTTAGCTTTAAGACCTTTAGATTTTGCTCTAGAAGCCATATCTTTAACTCCTGCAGAAATTTGACTATAATTCATAAAGTCTGCACTCTTCAATACAGGTACTACTAATCCGTCTGGGATAGCCACTGCCACGCCAATATTGATGCTACCATGATGAATAATCTTATCTCCCGCCCAGCTACTATTGATTTGGGGGTGCTTTCTAAGAGCCATAGCTGTCGCCTTAATCACCATATCGTTAAACGATACTTTAGTGTCAGGAAGTGAGTTAATTTCCTTTCTAGCAGTGATGGCTTTATCCATATTCACCTCTACCATTAAATAGTAATGAGGTGCTGAAAACTTACTTTCAGAAAGTCTTTTTGCGATTACATTTCTAACTTGAGAGTTAGGTGTTTCTGTAGTTTCTCCAGCAACAAAATTCATAGCTACTTGTGCAGCTGGCGTTACAGAAGCAGAACGCTGTTCTGTTGCGTTTGGCTGATAGTTTTCTATATCTTTCTTTACTATTCTTCCGTTCTCTCCAGAACCTTTTAGATTTGTAATATCTATACCCTTCTCCTCTGCCATTTTTCTAGCCAATGGAGAAATAGCCACTCTATCTGTTGAAACACTAGCATTAGATGTTGAAACATTTTCTGCTTTTGAGCTAGAAGCTACACTTGACTGTTCTTGTTGAGCTTGAGGCTTACTAACCACTCCGCCATTAGAAACTATAGCAGAAACATCTGTTCCAGCAGGTCCTATAATGGCTAATATTTTATCTACTTCTGCTGCTTCTCCTTCTCCTACACCTTGGTATAAAAGAGTTCCGTTAAATTCTGATTCAAAATCTTGAACGGCTTTATCTGTTTCTATTTCAGCTAAAATATCTCCTTCTTTTACTGTATCTCCCACATTTTTATTCCATTTAGCTACTTTACCTTCTGTCATTGTATCAGACAGACGAGGCATATTAATTACCTCAACACCTTTAGGTATCTCTACTGATGACGTAGCTTCTGTTACTGTATTTTCTACAGAAGTATTTTCTGATGAAGCTGGTTGAGGTGTACTTTGATTACCGCCCACAAGCCCTGAAATATCTTCGCCTTCTTTCCCTATAATTGCCAAAATAGTATCCACAGGAGCTGCATTTCCTTCACTTACACCTACATAAAGTAGTGTTCCGTTAACCTCTGATTCAAAATCTTGAACGGCTTTATCCGTTTCTATTTCTGCAAGAATATCTCCTTCCTTTACAGCATCTCCAACCTGCTTATGCCATTTGGAAACCTTACCTTCTGTCATCGTATCAGAAAGGCGAGGCATTGTAATTATTTCTGCCATGTTGTTTTATTTATTATGTTTTAGATTTAATTCAAAGAATGAAAAATATTCCTTAAAATAATCTGCACTTAATTTTAGTTTTCTAATTTATCTAAAAAAGGATAATCTGGTGTAGAATAAACATATTCATAAACCTTCTCAGCATCTGGGAATGGAGAGTTCTCCATAAATTCCACACACTCTTCTACAAAAGCTCTAGAGTTTTCATCAAGTTGCTCTAGCTCTGCCTCTGTAGCCCATTTGTTATCTAATATTCTTTGTTTTACAAGTTCAATAGGGTCCTGCTCTTTATGAATAGCTACTTCCTCTTTAGTTCTGTAAGGCTCTGCATCAGACATTGAGTGCCCTCTGTAACGATAAGTTCTAGCCTCTATAAATGTAGGTCCATCTCCTCTTCTTGCTCTTTCTATAGCTTCAAAAGCAGCCTCAGCAACTTTCTCAGGATCCATAGCATCTACTGGTAAACAAGGCATTTCATAACCTAAACCTAGTTTATAGATGTCTTCGTGGTTAGCAGTTCTTTTCACAGACGTTCCCATAGCATACTGGTTGTTTTCACAAACAAACACTACTGGAAGTTTCCAGTTCATTGCCATATTAAATGTTTCATGTAAAGACCCTTGACGAACGGCACCATCTCCCATAAAACAAATATTAACCGCTTTTCTATCAAAATATTTATCAGCAAATGCAATACCTGCTCCCAAAGGAATTTGCCCACCAACGATACCATGTCCACCATAGAAACGGTGTTCTTTACTAAAAATATGCATAGAACCTCCCATACCTTGCGAAGTCCCCGTAGCTTTACCACATAGTTCTGCCATAATTCTCTTAGGGTCTACCCCCATCGCCATAGGATGTATGTGGCAACGGTAAGCAGTTATCATACTATCTTTGGTTAAATCCATAGCATGAGTAAATCCTGCTGGTATCGCTTCCTGCCCATTATAAAGGTGTAAAAAACCTCTAATTTTCTGTTTTAAGTAAAGAGAACGACACTTATCTTCGAAGCGTCTCCACATAGTCATATCTTCATACCATTTAAGGTAAACTTCTTTGGAAAATTCTTTCATAGCTATTTTCAAATATATTGCAAAAGTAAGAAAAATCTCATTTAATATAATACTCTTTCAAAAAGTTTATTGATAAGCAAGACTCTATATCTTGTAAGTCTTGATTATACGCGAAAAACATCTAACTATAAAAAGTATTCTAAAATGTATAGCCAAAACCTAAAGAAGCGGATATATAATTACCAAATTTTATACTATATTCTCTCTTTGACAAAAAATCAGTCCATGTATATTGGTAAACATGACCATAACTATCCTCTGGAAAAATAGGCATATTGTATTTTGCTCCTCCATAGATTACAAAGCTAGAACCATACTTATGAGGAATACGATAGGCTAAACCTAACCTAGGACCGTGTATAACTGTAGTAAAGCCATAGGTTTTTAAATCATAATCTAATGATGGAACTAAAGCTTTCTTGTTATTTAGTTTAATAGGGATTTGAAAGCCAACCATACCACCAACCATTGCAGAAAGTTTATTTTTTACTACATAATCATCTATAGATTCTGGAACATTATCAAAATAAAGAGGTAGTTTTTTCTCATCTATAGAGTTTGCAAACCCAGCTCCTACGCTAATTCCCCAATATAAAAACCTACTAGAAAACATAGGCACCTTAAACTCAATAAAAGCACTCTTAGGTGTTCCGTTTTGTATCCCAGATTCTACTGCTATCGATGCTAAAACAGATGCTTCTATGTCATCTTGAAATCTTCTTGTTGTAGAATCTTGAACCCTTTTAGTATATCTTATTTTACCTGTGTTGTAATCATTCACTACATCACATATATCATCAAATGCAAGTCTTGAATCTATATATTATCAGATAGTTTTTCATCATCGCTTAAGTACTTTACCATCCCTCTTCTTAGAGAAGAGTCTTCGTTAGCTACTCCTTTATGAAGACCTATAAAATGTGCGTAGTCTCCCTTCTTTTGAAGATATACCGAAAAACTATTAACAGAATAATTATTACCTATATTAACTAGATTGATTTTATCCTTTTCTAAAATATAGTTATCCCCTCGAATAAATGCTCTTAAATTTGGACCTTCACACATTTTTACCATCCAGTACTCTCCACCATTTTCTTTTGTACTAACAGAATGCAGGAAGTTAGGTTCCTCAGAAACAACTCCCTTTCTCTTATTAGCGTAGTAAAATTCCAAATAATCAACCTCTTTTGGACTAAAAGATTGAACTCTCCCTGTTTCCTGATGATGTAATTTTAATTTATTCCTTTTCTGAGGTAATGCTGCATATCCTTCTAAAGTTTTCTCATTCTTTAAATGAACTGTTACTGGATATTTTTGACTCGTTTTGTATGCTATTTTTAGAGTTTCGCAACTTGATAGTGATGAAAGTGTAAAAGCGATTACAAACCACGATAAGAAGTAAGAGAATACTTTTCTAAGGGGAGATTTTTGAGAACTCATAACTGTTTTTAAAGTTCACAAAATTACAATTAAATCATTATCTCTCAAAATTAGAATGATTTCTATATTTTGATAAATTGATGTAGCTTCGCAGAAACTAAAATATTATGTCCACTAATAAGAATGCTCAAATCCGTTATAAGGCTTTAGATGAATGTTTTTCAAATATCTATCATAAATATTTTATTGAGGATCTTATTGCCTATTGCAATGAAAAACTAACAGACCATTTTATGGAGGAAACGTCTATATCAAGGCGACAGGTACTGGAGGATATTAAATTTATGGAAAGTCAAGCGGGGTTTGAAGCCCCTATTGTTAGGTATAGAGAGGGAAAGCGGGTCTATTACCGTTATGAAGATGCGGATTTTTCTATTCTTAAGAAGTCTATGACCGATACAGAGCGCAATACTCTTAGACAGGCCTTAGAGACTCTTAATCGTTTAAACTCATTACCTGGTTTTGGCTGGGTGCAAAGCATACAAACCAAATTAGATATAGAAATAACGGAACTGCAGAGGCAGAACAAGATTATTGATTTTCAGGAAAATGAATATTTAAAGGGATTGGAGTTTTTGAATCCATTATATCAATTTATACTGAAAGAGCAGGTTTTAAGCATCCATTATAAAAGTTTTAGAGATAGGTTGAGCGTTTTTACAATGTCTCCATATTTTTTAAAACAATTTAATAATCGTTGGTTTCTATTTGGTTGGGAGCATCATTTTCATAAGGTACAGAATATTGCTTTGGATAGGATTGTTAGTATTGATGTTATTTCGGAGGTATATCATATCAATGAGATAGATTTTGTAAATTATTTTGATGAAATTATCGGAGTAACAAATGTTGAAAATGATGAAGTAGAAGAAATTAAAATAGAACTTACAGATTATATCCTGCCTTATATAGCTTCTAAACCGTTACATAGTTCACAGCGGGTTAAGGGTCATGTTTTACATCTATCTGTAAAAATTAATCAAGAGCTTAAGGCTTTGATACTTTCGCACGGCGAAAATATGAGGGTAATTTCGCCTTTATCTTTGGTAGAGGAACTTCAAAGAATTATCCAAAGAATGAAAAATAATTATGATTTCAAAAAATAAGATTTATAAAAAAATGATTCTGAAAAGCATTACTTCAGAATCATTTTGTGTGATTTTATTTACTTTTAATTATTCGTATTCATCGTAACCTCCATTATTCAGTACAGAGTTGCGTTTTCCGTAGAGTAAGTAAACCAAAATACCAAATACCAACCAACCTATCGCCATATAAATAGCGGAGGTCTCTAAGTTCCAAATGAGATAAATGTTGGTTAAAATCCCTAGACTTGCTATCACAGGTAGCATAGGTGTTTTAAAATCTCTTTTAAGTTCAGGTTTTTTAACTCTCAATAACCAAACAGCAAAACAAACCATTGCAAAAGCGAAAAGTGTCCCAAAACTACACATGTGTACTAAAGTGCTAATTGGCGTAGAAGCAGCTACTGTCGCTACAATAGCACCTACTAGCAGAGTGTTCTTATAAGGTGTTTTTCTTACAGGGTGAATATCTTTAAACATTTTTGGAAGCAGTCCATCTTTTGCCATGCCTAAGAAAATTCTAGACTGACCAAGCATCATTACTAACAGA
Coding sequences within:
- the deoC gene encoding deoxyribose-phosphate aldolase; translation: MINVKNYLDSTYLKTPEQSGLTLEETKAKVRELTDEAIDNGLFAVMIRPNFVKETKDYLAQKNAKVVLGTVIGFHEGTASIESKLNEAQKAIEDGADELDFVINYTAYKNGENDLVKDEFLRCTELCLNHKKIAKWIIEIAALTDAQIEDLTKKIATWATDTFKEEDLENIFVKSSTGFYQTEGGTPNGATFEGIEIMLENAGKLPVKAAGGVRTPEDAEKMIALGVKRIGTSSAMALVKGENASEGY
- a CDS encoding 2-oxo acid dehydrogenase subunit E2, which codes for MAEIITMPRLSDTMTEGKVSKWHKQVGDAVKEGDILAEIETDKAVQDFESEVNGTLLYVGVSEGNAAPVDTILAIIGKEGEDISGLVGGNQSTPQPASSENTSVENTVTEATSSVEIPKGVEVINMPRLSDTMTEGKVAKWNKNVGDTVKEGDILAEIETDKAVQDFESEFNGTLLYQGVGEGEAAEVDKILAIIGPAGTDVSAIVSNGGVVSKPQAQQEQSSVASSSKAENVSTSNASVSTDRVAISPLARKMAEEKGIDITNLKGSGENGRIVKKDIENYQPNATEQRSASVTPAAQVAMNFVAGETTETPNSQVRNVIAKRLSESKFSAPHYYLMVEVNMDKAITARKEINSLPDTKVSFNDMVIKATAMALRKHPQINSSWAGDKIIHHGSINIGVAVAIPDGLVVPVLKSADFMNYSQISAGVKDMASRAKSKGLKANEMEGSTFSISNLGMFGIETFTSIINQPNSCILSVGAIIEKPVVKDGQIVVGNTMKLSLACDHRVVDGATGAEFLQTLKTYLENPFALLV
- the pdhA gene encoding pyruvate dehydrogenase (acetyl-transferring) E1 component subunit alpha, which codes for MKEFSKEVYLKWYEDMTMWRRFEDKCRSLYLKQKIRGFLHLYNGQEAIPAGFTHAMDLTKDSMITAYRCHIHPMAMGVDPKRIMAELCGKATGTSQGMGGSMHIFSKEHRFYGGHGIVGGQIPLGAGIAFADKYFDRKAVNICFMGDGAVRQGSLHETFNMAMNWKLPVVFVCENNQYAMGTSVKRTANHEDIYKLGLGYEMPCLPVDAMDPEKVAEAAFEAIERARRGDGPTFIEARTYRYRGHSMSDAEPYRTKEEVAIHKEQDPIELVKQRILDNKWATEAELEQLDENSRAFVEECVEFMENSPFPDAEKVYEYVYSTPDYPFLDKLEN
- a CDS encoding helix-turn-helix transcriptional regulator; the protein is MSTNKNAQIRYKALDECFSNIYHKYFIEDLIAYCNEKLTDHFMEETSISRRQVLEDIKFMESQAGFEAPIVRYREGKRVYYRYEDADFSILKKSMTDTERNTLRQALETLNRLNSLPGFGWVQSIQTKLDIEITELQRQNKIIDFQENEYLKGLEFLNPLYQFILKEQVLSIHYKSFRDRLSVFTMSPYFLKQFNNRWFLFGWEHHFHKVQNIALDRIVSIDVISEVYHINEIDFVNYFDEIIGVTNVENDEVEEIKIELTDYILPYIASKPLHSSQRVKGHVLHLSVKINQELKALILSHGENMRVISPLSLVEELQRIIQRMKNNYDFKK